A genome region from Deinococcus sp. KNUC1210 includes the following:
- a CDS encoding DEAD/DEAH box helicase: MTAVPSNNQPSLSKLLPQAPAGLLLLLPQVARMALFAAYRGPCVLLTTPDRLDTYRTAGMLGAPVTINPGLKEWGNRHEHVILDVNTALDLFPAHPEDHALSLKVGGSYPRAELIERLERLGYDPLQDGEEGEVGYRLRGDTLELHLKEAGEALHIRAEFFGDELDTLRRVEAGNVLVKLPEFTLEPADGYLSDTKWDATRLELLPGRVFLDSPEFFASALNILIESLWAQLRRRLEAGGEITSFGRSPLELPEMQTDLKTLGFYRARLSDLERDIREWREADYRVMLLVRHERTAKYLSEKLLGEGTDIPWLKLPRLEQGGLGFLKAGGEGGFALEQERVVVLTEDLIYGFQGGSALRGKKLTGRPVTDALGLAVGDFLIHPEHGVGEFEGLETRTVLGVSRDYLNIQYRGGARLYLPIEQLPVLRRHPGTTDDPPALSSLDKKDWARAKERARKNAEEVAGRLLVQYAARQVTPGIAYPPNPEWDEQIEQNFAFELTKDQKTALKETFADLEKPHPMDRLVSGDVGFGKTEVALRAAHRVVGQGRQVAVLVPTTLLAEQHASTFMERFKNLPVRVEGLSRFTSDKQARTILAELAAGKVDIIIGTHRLLSDDVKFGNLGLMIVDEEHRFGVGQKEKLRSLSGLPEMKDGRLDVPEGVVAVDVLSLSATPIPRTLYMSMVGLRDMSSIQSPPKGRRPIQTILAPFDPLTVRSAIVSEIERGGKVFYIHDRIASIGARSLYLRNLVPEARIGVAHGRMNEDELEEIMLGFEEGAFDVLISTTIVETGLDIPEANTILIERSDRLGLAQLYQLRGRVGRRSLDAYAYLFYPPRMTENAARRLWAIADLQDLGSGHLLAEKDMEIRGVGNILGEEQHGHVQAVSIEVYTELLAEAVAKLKGETLTAPPTVSIDLPVNARLTPEYFALGNSMDGKSGEEERIATYGRLSEARTLQAISRVERDLRKKFGPPTPEVQNFIDLAKLRLTALARRVISIGETMTDLQITFSYKGLDYDAASLRRFPHKTEVATFPPSVKVEKRGLKPDDYVRILIDVLGYFG, from the coding sequence GTGACTGCGGTTCCCTCCAACAATCAGCCCTCGCTCAGCAAGCTGTTGCCCCAGGCCCCGGCAGGGCTGCTGCTGCTGTTGCCCCAGGTCGCCCGCATGGCGCTGTTCGCGGCGTACCGGGGGCCGTGCGTGCTGCTCACCACCCCCGACCGCCTCGACACCTACCGCACGGCGGGCATGTTGGGCGCTCCGGTGACGATCAATCCCGGCCTCAAGGAGTGGGGGAACAGGCACGAGCACGTGATTCTGGATGTCAACACCGCGCTCGACCTGTTCCCGGCCCACCCGGAAGACCATGCCCTGAGCCTGAAGGTAGGCGGCAGCTATCCGCGAGCCGAACTGATCGAGCGGCTGGAGCGGCTGGGGTACGACCCGCTTCAGGACGGCGAAGAGGGCGAGGTGGGCTACAGGCTGCGCGGCGACACGCTCGAACTGCATCTGAAGGAGGCGGGCGAGGCGCTGCACATCCGCGCCGAATTCTTCGGAGACGAACTCGACACCCTGCGCCGCGTGGAAGCGGGAAACGTGCTGGTCAAGCTGCCCGAGTTCACGCTAGAGCCTGCCGACGGCTACCTGAGCGACACCAAATGGGACGCGACCCGGCTGGAGCTGCTGCCGGGGCGGGTCTTCCTCGATTCGCCGGAATTCTTCGCCAGTGCCCTGAATATCCTGATCGAATCGCTGTGGGCGCAGCTGCGGCGGCGACTGGAGGCGGGCGGCGAGATCACCAGTTTCGGGCGCTCGCCGCTGGAACTGCCGGAAATGCAGACCGACCTGAAGACGCTGGGCTTTTACCGTGCCCGTCTCAGCGACCTGGAACGCGATATCCGCGAGTGGCGGGAGGCCGATTACCGCGTGATGCTGCTCGTCCGGCACGAGCGAACGGCAAAGTACCTGTCGGAAAAGCTGCTGGGTGAGGGCACCGACATTCCCTGGCTGAAGCTGCCGCGTCTGGAGCAGGGCGGGCTGGGCTTCCTGAAGGCGGGCGGCGAGGGCGGGTTCGCGCTCGAACAGGAACGCGTGGTGGTCCTGACCGAAGACCTGATCTACGGATTTCAGGGCGGCAGTGCGCTGCGCGGCAAAAAGCTGACCGGGCGGCCCGTGACCGACGCCCTGGGGCTGGCGGTGGGCGACTTCCTGATTCACCCGGAACACGGGGTAGGGGAATTCGAGGGCCTGGAAACCCGCACGGTGCTGGGCGTCTCGCGCGATTACCTGAACATCCAGTACCGGGGAGGTGCGCGGCTTTATCTGCCCATCGAGCAGTTGCCGGTGCTGCGCCGTCATCCCGGCACCACCGACGACCCGCCTGCCCTGAGCAGCCTCGACAAAAAAGACTGGGCCAGGGCCAAGGAACGCGCCCGCAAGAACGCCGAGGAGGTGGCCGGGCGACTGCTGGTGCAGTACGCGGCGCGGCAGGTCACGCCCGGCATCGCGTATCCGCCCAACCCCGAATGGGACGAGCAGATCGAGCAGAATTTCGCCTTCGAGCTGACAAAAGATCAGAAGACCGCGCTGAAAGAGACCTTCGCCGATCTGGAAAAGCCGCACCCGATGGACCGGCTGGTCAGCGGCGACGTGGGCTTCGGCAAGACGGAGGTGGCGTTGCGGGCGGCTCACCGGGTGGTGGGGCAGGGTCGTCAGGTCGCCGTTCTCGTGCCGACCACGCTGCTGGCCGAACAGCACGCCAGCACCTTCATGGAGCGCTTCAAGAACCTTCCGGTGCGCGTCGAGGGGCTGTCGCGCTTTACCAGCGACAAGCAGGCCCGCACCATTCTGGCCGAGCTGGCGGCGGGCAAGGTCGATATCATCATCGGCACGCACCGCCTGCTCTCGGACGACGTGAAATTCGGCAACCTGGGCCTGATGATCGTGGACGAGGAACACCGCTTCGGGGTGGGCCAGAAGGAGAAGCTGCGCTCGCTGAGCGGGCTGCCCGAGATGAAGGATGGCCGACTGGACGTGCCCGAAGGCGTGGTCGCGGTGGACGTACTGAGCCTGTCGGCCACGCCGATTCCGCGAACGCTGTACATGAGCATGGTGGGCCTGCGCGACATGAGCAGCATCCAGTCGCCCCCGAAGGGCAGGCGGCCTATTCAGACCATTCTGGCTCCTTTCGATCCGCTCACCGTTCGCAGCGCCATCGTGTCCGAGATCGAGCGCGGCGGCAAGGTCTTTTACATCCACGACCGCATTGCCAGCATCGGGGCCAGGAGCCTGTATCTGCGGAACCTGGTGCCGGAAGCCCGCATCGGCGTGGCACACGGGCGCATGAACGAGGACGAGCTGGAAGAGATCATGCTGGGCTTCGAGGAAGGAGCCTTCGACGTGCTCATCTCGACCACCATCGTCGAGACGGGCCTCGATATTCCCGAGGCCAACACCATCCTGATCGAGCGCTCCGACCGCCTGGGACTGGCTCAGCTCTATCAGCTGCGGGGGCGGGTGGGCCGCCGGTCGCTGGACGCCTACGCCTATCTCTTCTATCCGCCGCGCATGACCGAGAACGCCGCCCGCCGCCTGTGGGCCATCGCCGATCTGCAGGACCTGGGATCGGGGCACCTGCTGGCCGAGAAAGACATGGAAATTCGCGGCGTGGGCAATATTCTGGGCGAGGAGCAGCACGGGCACGTGCAGGCAGTGAGCATCGAGGTCTACACCGAACTGCTGGCCGAGGCGGTGGCGAAGCTCAAGGGCGAAACGCTGACTGCGCCGCCCACCGTGTCCATCGATCTGCCGGTCAATGCCCGCCTGACGCCGGAATACTTCGCGCTCGGCAACAGCATGGACGGCAAGAGTGGGGAAGAGGAGCGCATCGCCACCTATGGGCGGCTGTCGGAGGCGCGGACCCTGCAGGCAATCAGCCGCGTCGAACGCGATCTCCGCAAGAAGTTCGGCCCTCCCACGCCCGAAGTCCAGAACTTCATCGACCTCGCCAAACTGCGCCTGACGGCGCTCGCACGGCGTGTCATCAGCATCGGTGAGACCATGACCGACCTCCAGATCACCTTCTCGTACAAGGGCCTGGATTACGACGCCGCCAGCCTGCGCCGCTTTCCGCACAAGACCGAGGTGGCGACCTTTCCGCCCAGCGTGAAGGTGGAAAAGCGCGGCCTGAAACCCGACGATTACGTGCGAATCCTGATCGACGTGCTGGGCTACTTCGGCTGA
- a CDS encoding sorbosone dehydrogenase family protein, which yields MFRRFIAAALLGLLTGAASAQAMPPLRVPAGFTATLYAQGFQRPRLMAVAPNGDVFLSDMRAGKVYVIADRDHDGKADSNVVYASGLDRPHGLAFHGGFLYVAENAQVVRFAYSSGDTHAASAAQKVVDLPKDGEHETRSLAFGPDGRLYVSIGSSCNVCQETDARRASVMVYSADGKNGKLFASGLRNAVGIAFLGSQLYASHNGRDYLGDNTPPESFFRLKSGGFYGWPTCFTVGSRQVNDPQYRRANCARALPAFATVTAHSAPLGIAFYDGKAFPASYQGQLIGALHGSSIRATRSGYKVIRINPVTGQVSDFITGFLRGQTILGRPVGVTVAQDGSLLVSDDLNGMVYRVAYRRE from the coding sequence ATGTTCAGACGCTTCATTGCCGCCGCCCTGCTGGGACTGCTGACGGGTGCCGCCTCAGCCCAGGCGATGCCGCCGCTGCGGGTGCCCGCTGGCTTTACGGCCACGCTGTATGCCCAGGGATTTCAGCGCCCGCGCCTGATGGCGGTGGCTCCGAACGGCGACGTCTTTCTGTCCGACATGCGGGCAGGCAAGGTCTATGTGATCGCAGACCGCGACCACGACGGCAAGGCCGACAGCAACGTGGTGTATGCCAGCGGGCTGGACCGCCCGCACGGCCTGGCCTTTCACGGTGGCTTTCTGTATGTGGCCGAGAATGCCCAGGTGGTGCGCTTCGCCTACAGCAGCGGCGATACCCACGCGGCATCGGCGGCGCAGAAGGTGGTGGACCTGCCGAAAGACGGCGAACACGAGACGCGCAGCCTCGCGTTTGGCCCCGACGGGCGCCTGTATGTTTCGATCGGGTCGAGCTGCAACGTCTGCCAGGAAACCGACGCCCGCCGCGCCTCGGTGATGGTGTACAGCGCCGACGGCAAGAACGGCAAGCTCTTTGCCAGTGGTCTGCGGAATGCTGTGGGGATCGCGTTTCTGGGCAGCCAGCTCTACGCCAGCCACAACGGACGCGACTACCTGGGCGACAACACGCCGCCAGAGTCGTTCTTCCGGCTGAAATCGGGCGGTTTCTACGGCTGGCCCACCTGCTTCACGGTCGGCAGCAGGCAGGTCAACGACCCGCAGTACCGCCGCGCCAACTGCGCCCGTGCGCTTCCCGCCTTTGCCACCGTCACCGCGCACAGTGCGCCGCTGGGCATCGCCTTTTACGACGGCAAGGCCTTTCCGGCCAGCTACCAGGGTCAGCTCATCGGGGCGCTGCACGGCTCGTCGATCCGCGCCACCCGCAGCGGCTACAAGGTCATCAGGATCAATCCGGTCACCGGGCAGGTCAGCGATTTTATCACCGGCTTTCTGCGCGGCCAGACGATTCTCGGGCGTCCGGTGGGCGTGACGGTGGCGCAGGACGGGTCACTGCTCGTCAGCGACGATCTGAACGGCATGGTGTACCGGGTGGCGTACCGCAGAGAATGA
- a CDS encoding acyl-CoA dehydrogenase family protein: MDATKDSATAQAAGLLAQLDMDRLSQLARRIDLPALLNAASQMNDGQLKQLARTLSPASKERDLPAPHGDFYGLMDMLSDRQRDIAARVRHFMETEVAPIMNEYWSRDEFPRQLIPKMRELNLMREIWNDDGTRTPDASVTEGIIIMEMCRVDVSTAVFFGVHAGLALASVALGGDERQRTELLPPMLDLDVIGAFGLTEPEGGSQVSQGLRTTARRDGDSWILNGEKKWIGNSTFSDITVIWARDEADQQVKGFVVRAGTPGFEVEKIQGKVALRIVENGHIRLTDCRVPEADRLQQATSFRTTADVLRLTRAGVAWQGVGCAMGAYELALNYAQTREQFGKKIGAFQLIQNHLVHMLGNVTAMQMLCLRLSQMEDAGTMRDQHAALAKVFTAARCRETVALARESFGGNGILLEYGVAKHFCDTEAIYSYEGTNEINTLVVGRAITGLSAFV, translated from the coding sequence ATGGACGCAACCAAAGACAGTGCAACCGCGCAGGCAGCGGGTCTGCTGGCTCAGCTCGACATGGACAGGCTCTCGCAGCTTGCCCGCCGCATCGACCTTCCAGCGCTGCTGAACGCGGCCTCGCAGATGAACGATGGTCAGCTCAAACAGCTTGCCCGCACGCTGTCCCCGGCCAGCAAAGAACGCGATCTGCCCGCGCCACACGGCGATTTTTACGGCCTGATGGATATGCTCAGCGACCGTCAGCGCGATATCGCGGCGCGGGTACGGCACTTCATGGAAACCGAGGTCGCACCGATCATGAACGAGTACTGGTCGCGGGACGAATTCCCACGCCAACTCATTCCCAAAATGCGGGAACTGAATCTGATGCGCGAGATCTGGAACGACGACGGAACGCGCACGCCGGATGCCAGCGTCACCGAGGGCATCATCATCATGGAGATGTGCCGCGTGGACGTGAGCACCGCCGTGTTCTTCGGGGTGCATGCCGGGCTGGCGCTGGCGAGTGTGGCGCTGGGCGGCGACGAGCGCCAGCGGACCGAGCTGCTGCCCCCGATGCTCGATCTGGACGTGATCGGGGCGTTCGGTCTGACCGAGCCGGAAGGCGGGTCGCAGGTGAGCCAGGGCCTGCGGACCACCGCCCGCCGGGATGGAGACAGCTGGATTCTGAACGGCGAGAAAAAGTGGATCGGCAACAGCACCTTCTCGGATATCACGGTCATCTGGGCCCGCGACGAGGCCGACCAGCAGGTGAAGGGCTTCGTGGTGCGGGCAGGCACGCCAGGCTTCGAGGTCGAGAAGATTCAGGGCAAGGTGGCGCTGCGGATTGTCGAGAACGGGCATATCCGGCTGACAGACTGCCGCGTGCCCGAGGCCGACCGGCTGCAACAGGCCACCAGCTTCCGCACCACCGCCGACGTGCTGCGCCTGACGCGGGCGGGTGTGGCGTGGCAGGGCGTGGGCTGCGCGATGGGTGCCTACGAACTGGCCCTGAACTACGCCCAGACCCGCGAGCAGTTCGGCAAGAAGATCGGGGCATTTCAGCTGATCCAGAACCATCTGGTGCATATGCTGGGTAACGTGACCGCCATGCAGATGCTGTGTCTGCGGCTGTCGCAGATGGAGGATGCCGGAACCATGCGCGACCAGCACGCCGCGCTCGCCAAGGTCTTCACGGCGGCCCGCTGCCGCGAGACGGTGGCGCTGGCTCGCGAGTCGTTCGGTGGCAACGGCATTCTGCTCGAATACGGCGTCGCCAAGCACTTCTGCGACACCGAGGCGATCTACAGTTACGAAGGCACCAACGAGATCAACACGCTGGTGGTTGGGCGAGCCATCACCGGCCTGAGCGCGTTCGTATAG
- a CDS encoding VanW family protein, translated as MTPDSFLPNAPKKPPAPRPFALTLGLVGLGVALLVGSALAFGMNSSTDTIAPGVQVGDTDLSGLNRADALSRLQAAAATVPNVVVRAGTASWTVPASQLGWTIDTQAELDAAFAASSGRSVLQKVESMLGQNETQKLPALQKIDAVQAKAALNTLTATLNTAPQNASIYFDKTRLRYAVKPGTAGVQVGVDAAVQAWAQHPEQRTLTLEQTQADPLYTSAKLQPLVDQGNLLSRPLNVRLGETGPVFTLTALQVANLYWVRTGGIELDKSAIAVKVKQIAAAVDQPAENARYTVKGNAFVKVPEKAGVVSDPAQISKLLTAAVTDPKIKSLVLTPKPSLPTLTLANLPDATKLTLIATGKSTYYHSSAARRVNVSNAAGKINGAVVAPGDNFSFLDTLGGISPENGFVTGLIISAGRTVDGLGGGVCQVSTTTFRALYQAGLPVVERNQHAYRVGYYEPQVGFEAAVYDPGKDLKMKNDTGGPILIKTINDNARSTLTVQVWGLPQTRKVSVSPAIILSETAHPAPKYIPSSALPKGQMKQVDWAADGFNLYITRTIRDGQKVQTDKVSTEYKPWQAVYEVGE; from the coding sequence GTGACGCCAGATTCCTTCCTCCCCAACGCCCCGAAAAAACCCCCCGCGCCGCGTCCCTTTGCGCTGACCCTCGGACTGGTCGGCCTCGGCGTCGCCCTGCTGGTGGGCAGCGCCCTCGCCTTTGGAATGAACTCCAGCACCGATACCATCGCGCCCGGCGTGCAGGTCGGCGACACCGATCTGAGCGGCCTGAACCGCGCCGACGCTCTCAGCCGCCTCCAGGCCGCTGCGGCCACTGTTCCGAACGTGGTGGTACGGGCAGGAACAGCCAGCTGGACAGTTCCAGCTTCCCAGCTCGGCTGGACAATCGATACTCAGGCCGAACTCGATGCGGCGTTCGCGGCGAGCAGTGGCCGCAGCGTGTTGCAGAAGGTCGAGTCGATGCTGGGGCAGAACGAGACACAGAAGCTGCCAGCGCTTCAGAAGATCGATGCGGTGCAGGCCAAGGCCGCCCTGAATACCCTGACGGCCACGCTGAACACCGCGCCGCAGAACGCCAGCATCTACTTCGACAAGACCCGCCTGCGCTATGCCGTGAAGCCGGGGACGGCGGGCGTGCAGGTCGGTGTGGACGCTGCCGTACAGGCATGGGCGCAGCACCCGGAGCAGCGCACCCTGACGCTGGAGCAGACCCAGGCCGACCCGCTCTACACCAGCGCCAAGCTGCAACCCCTGGTCGATCAGGGCAATCTGCTGTCGCGGCCCCTGAATGTGCGCCTTGGAGAGACTGGCCCGGTCTTTACGCTGACTGCCCTTCAGGTCGCTAATCTGTATTGGGTCCGCACGGGCGGCATCGAGCTGGACAAGTCGGCCATTGCCGTCAAGGTCAAGCAGATCGCGGCGGCGGTCGATCAGCCTGCCGAGAATGCCCGGTATACCGTCAAAGGCAACGCGTTCGTCAAGGTGCCCGAGAAGGCGGGCGTGGTGAGCGACCCGGCCCAGATTAGCAAGCTGCTGACGGCGGCAGTGACAGACCCCAAGATCAAGAGTCTGGTCCTGACGCCGAAGCCCAGCCTGCCCACGCTGACGCTCGCCAACCTTCCCGACGCCACCAAACTGACCCTGATCGCCACCGGTAAGAGCACGTATTACCACTCCAGCGCTGCCCGGCGCGTGAACGTATCGAATGCCGCTGGCAAGATCAATGGCGCGGTGGTGGCTCCCGGCGATAATTTCTCGTTCCTCGACACGCTGGGCGGCATCAGCCCGGAAAACGGCTTCGTGACGGGCCTGATCATCTCGGCGGGACGCACCGTGGATGGTCTGGGCGGCGGCGTGTGTCAGGTATCGACCACCACCTTCCGGGCGCTGTACCAGGCGGGTCTGCCGGTCGTGGAGCGCAACCAGCACGCCTACCGGGTCGGCTATTACGAGCCGCAGGTGGGCTTCGAGGCAGCCGTCTACGATCCGGGCAAAGATCTGAAGATGAAGAACGACACCGGCGGCCCGATCCTGATCAAGACCATCAACGACAATGCCCGTTCGACGCTGACGGTACAGGTCTGGGGGCTGCCACAGACGCGCAAGGTCAGCGTCTCGCCCGCCATCATTCTCAGCGAAACCGCCCATCCGGCTCCCAAGTACATTCCCAGCAGCGCGCTGCCCAAGGGCCAGATGAAGCAGGTGGACTGGGCCGCCGACGGCTTCAATCTGTACATCACCCGCACCATCCGCGACGGTCAGAAGGTGCAGACCGATAAGGTCAGCACCGAGTACAAGCCCTGGCAGGCGGTGTACGAGGTCGGGGAATAA
- a CDS encoding acyl-CoA dehydrogenase family protein has protein sequence MTTPYDLTADQRTILGALQSFLKNRVAPGAAERDQSGEFPADLVRELGEMGVMGAQTPEEYGGSGLDTATFALIVEEIAAYDGSLCLTVASHNSLCQGHILIAGTEEQKRKFLPALASAQVLGAWGLTEPASGSDSGGLMTRAAQQPDGSWVLNGSKNFITQGSVAGTYVILARTDAPRPGKGKNDGISAFVFNRAEVQGFSVGRKEDKLGLRSSDTAQLIFEEMHLPSGALLGTRGQGFKDVMRVLDGGRIGIASMGLGLGRAAFEFAARYASTREQFGKPIATNQGIGFKLADMDVELEASRLLIRKAADLKDAGADFSVAAARAKLFATEAGVRACDEAIQLLGGYGYIKEYPVERYWRDNRLTRIGEGTSEVQRMILSRAVIARYSEQTGEREMATA, from the coding sequence ATGACCACACCCTATGACCTGACCGCCGATCAACGCACCATTCTGGGAGCGCTGCAGAGTTTTCTGAAGAACCGCGTGGCCCCCGGTGCCGCCGAGCGCGACCAGAGCGGAGAATTCCCCGCCGATCTGGTGCGCGAACTGGGTGAGATGGGCGTGATGGGGGCACAGACGCCCGAGGAATACGGCGGCTCTGGCCTCGATACCGCGACCTTCGCCCTGATCGTGGAAGAGATCGCGGCCTATGACGGGTCGTTGTGCCTGACGGTGGCGAGCCACAACTCGCTGTGTCAGGGCCATATCCTGATCGCCGGAACAGAGGAGCAGAAGCGTAAATTCCTGCCCGCTCTGGCGTCGGCGCAGGTGCTGGGTGCCTGGGGCCTGACCGAACCCGCCTCGGGCAGCGACAGTGGTGGCCTGATGACCCGCGCCGCCCAGCAGCCCGACGGAAGCTGGGTGCTGAACGGTTCCAAAAACTTCATCACCCAGGGCAGTGTGGCCGGAACCTACGTCATCCTGGCCCGCACCGACGCGCCGCGCCCCGGCAAGGGCAAGAACGACGGCATCAGCGCCTTCGTCTTCAACCGGGCCGAGGTGCAGGGCTTCAGCGTGGGCCGCAAGGAAGACAAGCTGGGCCTGCGCAGCAGCGACACCGCGCAGCTGATCTTCGAGGAGATGCATCTGCCATCCGGCGCTCTGCTGGGCACGCGTGGACAGGGCTTCAAGGACGTGATGCGCGTTCTGGACGGGGGCCGCATCGGAATTGCCAGCATGGGCCTGGGCCTGGGCCGCGCCGCCTTCGAGTTCGCTGCCCGCTATGCCAGCACCCGCGAGCAGTTCGGCAAGCCCATCGCCACCAACCAGGGCATCGGCTTCAAGCTGGCCGATATGGACGTGGAACTGGAAGCGTCGCGTCTGTTGATCCGCAAGGCCGCCGATCTGAAAGACGCAGGAGCCGATTTCTCGGTGGCGGCGGCACGGGCCAAACTGTTTGCCACCGAAGCGGGCGTGCGGGCCTGCGACGAGGCGATTCAGCTGCTGGGTGGCTACGGGTACATCAAGGAATACCCGGTGGAACGGTACTGGCGTGACAACCGCCTGACGCGCATCGGGGAAGGGACGAGCGAGGTGCAGCGCATGATCCTCAGCCGCGCCGTGATCGCCCGTTACAGCGAACAGACCGGCGAGCGCGAGATGGCAACGGCATAA
- a CDS encoding Crp/Fnr family transcriptional regulator, with protein MAVSALKKISLFHDVPSAAVTMILEGSTELSYQPGDSLMYQDASGQALFLLTEGVVRVSRQSLGGRVRMLGDLYAPAVLGETALLSSAYRSASVSALTEVRALAIYRDHLERVVNRYPKVLWNLARLLAERVTQLNDELIAAGISTEASMAQVLVQMYNVRLEAGMTDPQHLPINVSDLSQRLSSSRETTSRLLKKLSGQNLVQVHVPEGTIELLNAPSLEELLHQLASD; from the coding sequence ATGGCCGTTTCTGCTCTCAAGAAGATCTCACTCTTTCACGATGTCCCATCTGCAGCGGTCACCATGATTCTGGAAGGGAGCACCGAGCTGTCTTATCAACCGGGCGACAGCCTGATGTACCAGGATGCGAGTGGGCAGGCACTGTTCCTTCTGACAGAGGGGGTGGTGCGTGTCAGCCGTCAGAGTCTGGGCGGGCGCGTACGGATGCTGGGCGACCTGTACGCGCCTGCCGTGCTGGGCGAAACGGCGCTGCTTTCCAGTGCGTACCGCAGCGCCAGCGTGAGCGCCCTGACCGAAGTGCGGGCGCTGGCGATCTACCGTGACCACCTGGAACGCGTCGTGAACCGCTACCCGAAGGTGCTGTGGAATCTGGCGCGGCTGCTGGCCGAGCGCGTGACACAGCTCAACGACGAACTGATCGCAGCCGGGATCAGTACGGAGGCCAGCATGGCGCAGGTGCTGGTGCAGATGTACAACGTTCGGCTGGAGGCGGGCATGACAGACCCTCAGCATCTGCCGATCAACGTTTCTGATCTGTCTCAGCGACTGTCGAGCAGCCGGGAAACCACCAGCCGCCTGCTCAAGAAGCTGAGCGGCCAGAACCTCGTGCAGGTTCACGTTCCGGAAGGAACGATCGAACTGCTGAACGCGCCGAGCCTGGAAGAACTGCTACACCAGCTGGCCTCTGACTGA